One part of the Quercus lobata isolate SW786 chromosome 7, ValleyOak3.0 Primary Assembly, whole genome shotgun sequence genome encodes these proteins:
- the LOC115953292 gene encoding F-box/LRR-repeat protein 3 → MKKAKQFQFQVQPLINNNNNNNNNNNGLSFSYFDLLSEEIVFTILDLLTQNPLDKKSFSLVCKNFYFLESKHRRILKPLRSEYLPKVLTRYPHVTHMDLTLCPRVTDATLTNIASACNSNLVSIDLSMSKFFTGVGLLNLAVKCENLVELDLSNATELKDSAAAMVAEARNLERLWMRRCKMVTDMGVGCIAVGCRKLKLLSLKWCVGVGDLGVGLIAVKCKDIRSLDLSYLPISDKCLPSILNLQYLEDLALVGCFSIDDNSLAVLKNGCKSLKKLDMSSCEKITHIGLSSVFSCTICLEQVTLANGCSVNLDLADSLNKLSKLQSIKLDGCPVTCAGLGAIGDWCVSLKELSLSKCSGVTDEGLTYLFTKQKDLRILDITCCRKITDVSISHITSSCTDLSSLKMESCTLVPREAFILIGQRCHSLEELDLTDNEIDDEGLKSISKCSKLSSLKLGLCLNITDEGLAHIGMSCVGLKELDLYRCTGITDSGILAIAGGCLGLEMINIAYCKEITDNSLLLFSKCAQLNTIECRGCPHITSLGLAAIAAGCKQLTKLDIKKCYKIDDAGMIPLAYFSQNLKQINLSYSSVTDVGLLSLASISCLQTLTILHLKGLTPSGLAATLLACRGLTKVKLHASFKSLLPQAIFEHLEARGCLFQWREKVFEAELDPKCWKQQLEDMMQ, encoded by the exons atgAAGAAAGCAAAACAATTTCAGTTTCAAGTTCAACCacttatcaacaacaacaacaacaacaacaacaacaataacggCTTGAGCTTCAGCTACTTCGATCTTTTGTCTGAAGAAATCGTGTTCACAATCCTCGACTTGTTAACACAAAACCCATTAGACAAAAAATCGTTTTCTCTCGTGTGCAAGAACTTCTACTTCCTCGAATCCAAACACCGTCGAATTCTCAAGCCACTTCGCTCCGAGTACCTCCCAAAGGTTCTAACACGTTACCCCCACGTGACCCATATGGACCTCACGCTTTGTCCACGTGTCACCGACGCTACCCTCACGAACATAGCGAGTGCGTGTAACTCTAACCTGGTTTCCATTGATTTATCGATGTCCAAGTTCTTCACGGGTGTTGGGTTGTTGAATTTGGCGGTGAAGTGTGAGAACTTGGTGGAGTTGGACTTAAGTAATGCGACGGAGTTGAAGGATAGTGCGGCGGCGATGGTGGCGGAGGCGAGGAATTTGGAGAGGTTGTGGATGAGAAGGTGTAAGATGGTGACGGATATGGGAGTTGGGTGTATTGCTGTTGGGTGTAGGAAGCTGAAGCTGTTGAGTTTGAAATGGTGTGTGGGTGTTGGTGATTTGGGTGTGGGTTTGATTGCTGTTAAGTGTAAAGATATTCGTAGTTTGGATCTTTCTTACTTGCCg ATCAGTGACAAATGTTTACCATCCATCTTGAATTTGCAATATCTTGAAGATCTGGCTTTAGTGGGATGCTTTAGTATAGATGATAACAGCCTTGCAGTCCTCAAAAATGGGTGCAAGTCGCTAAAG AAACTTGATATGTCAAGTTGCGAGAAGATTACTCACATTGGCTTGTCTTCCGTATTCAGTTGTACCATATGTCTAGAACAAGTTACATTAGCAAATGGTTGTTCT GTTAATCTTGACCTTGCTGATAGTTTGAACAAGCTTTCCAAGTtgcaatcaatcaaattagatgGCTGCCCAGTTACCTGTGCTGGACTAGGGGCCATTGGAGATTGGTGTGTATCACTGAAAGAGCTGAGCTTAAGTAAATGTTCAGGGGTGACAGACGAAGGTTTGACTTACCTTTTTACAAAACAGAAAGATTTGAGGATACTAGACATCACATGCTGTCGCAAGATAACTGATGTTTCTATTTCCCACATCACAAGTTCATGCACTGATCTCAGTTCTCTCAAAATGGAATCATGTACCCTGGTTCCTAGAGAAGCATTTATCTTAATTGGACAACGGTGCCATTCTCTTGAGGAGCTTGACTTAACAGATAATGAAATTGATGATGAAG GTTTAAAATCCATCTCTAAATGTAGCAAACTCTCTAGCTTAAAACTAGGGCTTTGCCTAAACATAACTGATGAGGGACTTGCCCACATTGGCATGAGCTGCGTAGGGCTTAAAGAGCTGGATCTATACAG GTGCACAGGAATAACAGATTCAGGGATTTTAGCAATTGCCGGTGGTTGCCTCGGCCTTGAGATGATCAACATAGCCTACTGTAAAGAAATTACTGATAATTCCTTATTGTTGTTCTCAAAATGCGCACAATTAAACACAATTGAATGTCGAGGATGTCCTCATATCACATCTTTAGGTCTAGCAGCAATTGCTGCAGGATGCAAGCAACTCACCAAGTTAGACATAAAGAAATGTTACAAAATTGATGATGCTGGGATGATTCCACTAGCTTACTTTTCTCAAAACCTCAAGCAG ATAAACTTGTCATATAGCTCGGTCACAGATGTGGGGCTCTTGTCCCTTGCCAGCATAAGCTGCCTCCAGACTTTGACTATCTTGCACTTGAAAGGTCTGACTCCTAGTGGACTAGCAGCTACCTTATTGGCATGCAGAGGACTAACAAAAGTGAAGCTCCATGCATCCTTTAAATCCTTGTTACCCCAAGCAATTTTCGAACATTTGGAAGCGCGTGGTTGTTTGTTCCAGTGGAGAGAGAAAGTGTTTGAG GCTGAATTAGATCCCAAGTGTTGGAAACAACAGTTGGAAGATATGATGCAATAG